One window of Trifolium pratense cultivar HEN17-A07 linkage group LG5, ARS_RC_1.1, whole genome shotgun sequence genomic DNA carries:
- the LOC123885677 gene encoding protein REDUCED CHLOROPLAST COVERAGE 1-like isoform X3, with translation MIVRAFKHIPRAVISAVVDKEKMASSIAGALNLLLGVPENRETDKSCDVHPLVWKWLELFLKKRFDWDLNRLNYKDVRKFAILRGLCHKVGIELVPRDFDMDSPFPFQKTDIVSLVAVHKQAACSSADGRQLLESSKTALDKGKHEDAVTYGTKALAKLVAVCGPYHRMTAGAYSLLAVVLYHTGDFNQVLFFSYMFFYSLEEGLGNVHIALRSLHKALKCNQKLLGADHIQVLCSFYFLFLPQFEGFLFNWILDKLN, from the exons ATGATAGTTCGAGCTTTCAAGCACATCCCGAGGGCAGTGATTTCTGCTGTTGTTGACAAGGAGAAAATGGCTTCATCAATAGCTGGTGCATTGAATTTGCTGCTTGGTGTTCCTGAAAATAGAGAAACGGATAAATCATGTGATGTCCACCCTCTTGTGTGGAAATGGCTAGAGTTGTTTTTGAAGAAACGATTTGACTGGGATCTTAACAGGTTGAACTATAAAGATGTGAGGAAATTTGCAATTCTACGTGGCTTGTGTCACAAG GTGGGAATTGAGCTTGTTCCAAGGGATTTCGACATGGATTCTCCATTTCCCTTCCAAAAAACTGATATTGTTAGCTTGGTCGCAGTTCACAAG CAAGCAGCATGCTCATCTGCAGATGGAAGGCAGCTCTTGGAGTCCTCCAAAACAGCTTTAGACAAGGGAAAGCATGAAGATGCTGTTACCTATGGGACAAAG GCTCTTGCGAAGCTTGTAGCAGTTTGTGGTCCCTACCATCGGATGACAGCAGGAGCATACAGCCTCCTTGCTGTAGTTTTATATCATACCGGAGACTTCAATCaggttttgtttttctcttatatGTTTTTCTACTCGTTGGAGGAAGGTCTGGGAAATGTACACATTGCTCTCAGATCTCTTCACAAAGCATTAAAGTGCAACCAAAAGTTACTTGGTGCAGATCATATTCAGGTTTtatgttcattttattttctgtttttgccACAGTTTGAAGGATTCTTGTTTAATTGGATTCTtgataaattgaattga
- the LOC123885677 gene encoding protein REDUCED CHLOROPLAST COVERAGE 1-like isoform X1, whose amino-acid sequence MMFAFCLSSQVKLSEKLSHVQSLCIHEMIVRAFKHIPRAVISAVVDKEKMASSIAGALNLLLGVPENRETDKSCDVHPLVWKWLELFLKKRFDWDLNRLNYKDVRKFAILRGLCHKVGIELVPRDFDMDSPFPFQKTDIVSLVAVHKQAACSSADGRQLLESSKTALDKGKHEDAVTYGTKALAKLVAVCGPYHRMTAGAYSLLAVVLYHTGDFNQVLFFSYMFFYSLEEGLGNVHIALRSLHKALKCNQKLLGADHIQVLCSFYFLFLPQFEGFLFNWILDKLN is encoded by the exons ATGATGTTTGCATTTTGCTTATCTTCACAGGTCAAGCTTTCTGAAAAACTTTCACATGTGCAATCACTTTGCATTCATGAGATGATAGTTCGAGCTTTCAAGCACATCCCGAGGGCAGTGATTTCTGCTGTTGTTGACAAGGAGAAAATGGCTTCATCAATAGCTGGTGCATTGAATTTGCTGCTTGGTGTTCCTGAAAATAGAGAAACGGATAAATCATGTGATGTCCACCCTCTTGTGTGGAAATGGCTAGAGTTGTTTTTGAAGAAACGATTTGACTGGGATCTTAACAGGTTGAACTATAAAGATGTGAGGAAATTTGCAATTCTACGTGGCTTGTGTCACAAG GTGGGAATTGAGCTTGTTCCAAGGGATTTCGACATGGATTCTCCATTTCCCTTCCAAAAAACTGATATTGTTAGCTTGGTCGCAGTTCACAAG CAAGCAGCATGCTCATCTGCAGATGGAAGGCAGCTCTTGGAGTCCTCCAAAACAGCTTTAGACAAGGGAAAGCATGAAGATGCTGTTACCTATGGGACAAAG GCTCTTGCGAAGCTTGTAGCAGTTTGTGGTCCCTACCATCGGATGACAGCAGGAGCATACAGCCTCCTTGCTGTAGTTTTATATCATACCGGAGACTTCAATCaggttttgtttttctcttatatGTTTTTCTACTCGTTGGAGGAAGGTCTGGGAAATGTACACATTGCTCTCAGATCTCTTCACAAAGCATTAAAGTGCAACCAAAAGTTACTTGGTGCAGATCATATTCAGGTTTtatgttcattttattttctgtttttgccACAGTTTGAAGGATTCTTGTTTAATTGGATTCTtgataaattgaattga
- the LOC123885677 gene encoding protein REDUCED CHLOROPLAST COVERAGE 1-like isoform X2, whose protein sequence is MMFAFCLSSQVKLSEKLSHVQSLCIHEMIVRAFKHIPRAVISAVVDKEKMASSIAGALNLLLGVPENRETDKSCDVHPLVWKWLELFLKKRFDWDLNRLNYKDVRKFAILRGLCHKVGIELVPRDFDMDSPFPFQKTDIVSLVAVHKQAACSSADGRQLLESSKTALDKGKHEDAVTYGTKALAKLVAVCGPYHRMTAGAYSLLAVVLYHTGDFNQVLFFSYMFFYSLEEGLGNVHIALRSLHKALKCNQKLLGADHIQAEPVTVRV, encoded by the exons ATGATGTTTGCATTTTGCTTATCTTCACAGGTCAAGCTTTCTGAAAAACTTTCACATGTGCAATCACTTTGCATTCATGAGATGATAGTTCGAGCTTTCAAGCACATCCCGAGGGCAGTGATTTCTGCTGTTGTTGACAAGGAGAAAATGGCTTCATCAATAGCTGGTGCATTGAATTTGCTGCTTGGTGTTCCTGAAAATAGAGAAACGGATAAATCATGTGATGTCCACCCTCTTGTGTGGAAATGGCTAGAGTTGTTTTTGAAGAAACGATTTGACTGGGATCTTAACAGGTTGAACTATAAAGATGTGAGGAAATTTGCAATTCTACGTGGCTTGTGTCACAAG GTGGGAATTGAGCTTGTTCCAAGGGATTTCGACATGGATTCTCCATTTCCCTTCCAAAAAACTGATATTGTTAGCTTGGTCGCAGTTCACAAG CAAGCAGCATGCTCATCTGCAGATGGAAGGCAGCTCTTGGAGTCCTCCAAAACAGCTTTAGACAAGGGAAAGCATGAAGATGCTGTTACCTATGGGACAAAG GCTCTTGCGAAGCTTGTAGCAGTTTGTGGTCCCTACCATCGGATGACAGCAGGAGCATACAGCCTCCTTGCTGTAGTTTTATATCATACCGGAGACTTCAATCaggttttgtttttctcttatatGTTTTTCTACTCGTTGGAGGAAGGTCTGGGAAATGTACACATTGCTCTCAGATCTCTTCACAAAGCATTAAAGTGCAACCAAAAGTTACTTGGTGCAGATCATATTCAG GCAGAACCTGTGACTGTTCGGGTCTGA